The Pochonia chlamydosporia 170 chromosome 1, whole genome shotgun sequence genome window below encodes:
- a CDS encoding vacuolar endopolyphosphatase (similar to Aspergillus clavatus NRRL 1 XP_001269127.1) gives MPRPAFWLKAQAFLALSCGVIASPILADSAQKVIQHEAESHQQLQPRRVQGRFLHITDFHPDEFYKPHTSTDDGIACHRGKGMAGTYGAERTDCDSPFSLVDATLQWIEENIKDDIDFVVWTGDSARHDSDEAHPRTDKTVLDSNKAVADKIIKTFSSDKGKLEIPIIPTFGNNDFLPHNIMYPGPNRWFAAYGEIWSRFIPEEQRHSFQFGGWFHVDVIPGKLAVFSLNTMYFFDRNAAVDGCALPSEPGYKHMEWLRVQLDLMRQTGTKAILIGHVPPARTDSKQNWDETCWQRYTLWLQKYRDVVVASLFGHMNIDHFLLGDTKHIDLNVAAGHTAAGRNAQRQSINETEFSAQGKEDYLQELRDLWGDLPGSAIKVFDEVEQEDVDFDATKKNKKKKKKKGKFRKIGGKYAERYQLALVSPSVVPNYFPTMRVYEYNMTGLEHAAVWQEKPHQIQPTEDENLELRSITVEKKKKKGKKGKKGKDKDKPKDPNLVIPEDPPKGSLPGPAYYPQQFTLTGYTQYFANLTHINNDHPDLDVVDGTKWRDGNHGNKKPKHKPAQPRKFQFEVEYSTFDDKRFKLKDLTVRSYLHLAYRMGQRSTKNSIAGDVDADKKKNDKKKKEKNKTWLHWLKFAFVSTIPKDDLEKM, from the exons ATGCCTCGTCCAGCCTTTTGGCTGAAAGCCCAGGCTTTTCTGGCTCTGAGCTGTGGCGTCATTGCATCACCAATCTTGGCGGATTCTGCCCAAAAGGTCATACAGCATGAAGCAGAGTCGCATCAACAGCTGCAACCGCGCAGAGTGCAGGGCCGGTTCCTGCATATCACAG ACTTTCACCCCGATGAATTTTATAAACCTCACACGTCCACCGACGACGGAATCGCGTGCCACCGCGGCAAAGGTATGGCTGGAACATACGGCGCCGAACGGACAGATTGCGACTCGCCATTCTCACTGGTGGACGCCACGTTGCAATGGATAGAGGAGAacatcaaggacgacattGATTTTGTCGTGTGGACGGGCGACTCGGCGCGACACGACAGTGACGAAGCGCACCCTCGAACCGACAAGACAGTCCTCGACAGCAACAAGGCCGTTGCGGATAAAATCATCAAGACTTTTAGCTCGGACAAGGGCAAGCTCGAGATCCCCATAATACCAACCTTTGGAAACAATGATTTCCTCCCTCACAACATCATGTACCCCGGTCCCAACCGCTGGTTTGCCGCGTACGGCGAGATTTGGAGCCGCTTCATCCCAGAAGAACAGCGCCATTCATTTCAATTTGGCGGCTGGTTCCACGTCGATGTCATTCCCGGGAAGCTTGCGGTATTCAGTCTCAACACCATGTACTTTTTCGACCGCAATGCTGCCGTAGATGGCTGCGCGCTGCCTTCGGAGCCTGGTTACAAGCACATGGAATGGCTTCGTGTGCAGCTGGACCTTATGCGACAGACGGGTACAAAGGCGATCCTCATTGGACATGTCCCACCAGCGAGAACCGACAGCAAACAGAATTGGGATGAGACCTGCTGGCAGCGGTATACCCTGTGGCTTCAAAAGTACCGTGACGTGGTTGTTGCGTCACTTTTTGGCCATATGAATATTGATCATTTCCTTCTCGGCGACACCAAGCACATTGATTTGAATGTGGCTGCAGGACACACTGCGGCAGGTCGGAATGCTCAGCGGCAGTCAATTAATGAAACCGAGTTTTCCGCTCAAGGCAAAGAGGATTATCTCCAAGAGCTGCGGGACCTTTGGGGCGATCTTCCTGGGTCTGCCATCAAGGTGTTTGACGAAGTAGAGCAAGAGGATGTCGACTTTGATgccaccaagaagaacaaaaagaagaagaagaagaagggcaaattTAGAAAAATTGGAGGAAAGTATGCCGAACGGTATCAGCTTGCCTTGGTCAGCCCGAGCGTTGTGCCAAATTACTTTCCGACTATGCGAGTGTATGAATACAACATGACGGGACTGGAACATGCTGCCGTTTGGCAGGAGAAGCCTCACCAGATACAGCCGACCGAGGATGAAAACCTAGAGCTGCGATCCATTACtgttgaaaagaagaagaagaaaggcaaaaaggGTAAAAAaggcaaggacaaggacaaacCCAAGGACCCCAACTTGGTCATCCCTGAAGACCCTCCTAAGGGATCACTACCCGGACCAGCCTACTATCCACAGCAATTCACCTTGACAGGGTATACACAATACTTTGCCAACCTAACTCACATCAACAATGACCACCCTGATCTAGACGTTGTCGATGGTACCAAATGGCGTGACGGAAACCATGGCAACAAGAAGCCAAAACATAAACCAGCACAGCCACGCAAGTTCCAGTTCGAGGTTGAATACAGTACGTTTGACGACAAGCGATTCAAACTAAAAGACTTGACGGTGCGAAGCTACCTGCATCTAGCCTATCGGATGGGCCAGCGCAGTACAAAGAACAGCATCGCCGGCGATGTAGACGCggataagaagaagaacgacaagaagaagaaagagaagaacaAGACTTGGTTGCACTGGCTCAAGTTTGCTTTTGTCTCGACCATTCCAAAGGACGATTTGGAAAAGATGTAA
- a CDS encoding ribosomal protein L6 (similar to Beauveria bassiana ARSEF 2860 XP_008595380.1), which translates to MKYIHSQELLEIPEGVKVAIKTRIVTVEGPRGKLVKDLGHLAVNFGHPKKNTISIEIHHGNRKNVATLRTVRSIIKNMVIGVTKGFKYKMRYVYAHFPINVNLDKSNETGLWEVEIRNFIGEKIVRRVVMQEGVDVELSKNQKDELVLTGNSLEHVSQSAADIQQICKVRNKDIRKFLDGLYVSEKGNVVEE; encoded by the exons ATGAAGTACATTCATTCTCAGGAGCTCCTTGAAATCCCCGAGGGGG TCAAGGTTGCCATCAAGACGAGAATCGTCACCGTCGAGGGTCCCCGAG gcaagctcgtcaaggacCTCGGTCACTTGGCCGTCAACTTTGGTCACCCCAAGAAGAACACCATCTCGATCGAGATCCACCATGGCAACCGTAAGAACGTCGCCACGCTGCGTACCGTCCGATCAATCATCAAGAACATGGTCATCGGTGTGACCAAGGGCTTCAAATACAAGATGCGATACGTATACGCACATTTCCCCATCAACGTCAACCTCGACAAGAGCAACGAGACTGGCCTGTGGGAGGTCGAAATCCGAAACTTTATCGGCGAGAAGATTGTCCGCCGGGTCGTCATGCaggagggtgttgatgtcgagCTGTCCAAGAACCAAAAGGATGAGCTTGTCTTGACCGGAAACTCTCTGGAGCATGTGTCGCAGAGCGCTGCCGATATCCAGCAGATCTGCAAGGTCCGCAACAAGGATATCCGAAAG TTCTTGGACGGTCTGTACGTCTCTGAAAAGGGCAACGTTGTGGAGGAGTAA
- a CDS encoding fructosamine kinase (similar to Beauveria bassiana ARSEF 2860 XP_008601481.1) — protein sequence MIVPSHVDKDPCSEIPDTWQLISVQPHGESFWATTGHIIVEADGSEKSFFVKLLSSDIGRRMVESEYESAKAISTVCPTFVPAAIGFGSLRGTPDVHFFIATFFEMGDQMPAIELFAKRLALLHQSDSPNGKFSFHLETYNGNLSQATQWEDSWEIFFAKSLRRALDHEIAAKGHDDEFATLIPQIFDVVIPRLLRPLESEGRRVRPVLVHGDLWYANSGVDANGQPVVFDACCFYAHNECRLCETPCHTSVLTELSGRRDWPVDAGLQQIWAGLSRLLSLNDSKIDPGRGLRRSFGALQQTFQHTRFSPVCKRRWPSITVGFVPKNKELLFNTDRVQNAGRYAELGFQAWLQSLRASDVIAKLCNRRFVHCRLPR from the exons ATGATAGTGCCGAGTCATGTTGACAAAGATCCCTGTTCAGAGATTCCAGACACTTGGCAATTGATTTCTGTACAACCTCATGGCGAGAGCTTCTGGGCGACGACTGGTCACATCATCGTAGAGGCAGACGGGTCTGAAAAGTCCTTCTTTGTCAAGCTTCTTTCTTCCGACATCGGCAGACGCATGGTCGAGAGTGAGTACGAATCTGCAAAGGCGATTAGCACCGTCTGTCCAACCTTTGTTCCCGCCGCTATTGGTTTCGGATCACTTCGTGGGACGCCAGACGTACACTTCTTCATTGCCACTTTCTTTGAGATGGGAGACCAAATGCCCGCGATCGAACTGTTCGCAAAAAGGCTCGCACTTCTTCACCAGAGCGATTCACCAAACGGGAAATTTAGCTTCCATCTCGAAACATACAACGGCAACCTCTCACAAGCAACACAGTGGGAGGACTCGTGGGAaatcttctttgccaagaGCTTGCGGCGGGCACTGGACCACGAGATTGCAGCCAAAGGGcatgatgacgagtttgCAACTCTGATTCCGCAAATCTTCGACGTCGTTATTCCCCGTCTGCTGCGGCCGCTAGAGTCTGAGGGACGTCGAGTGCGGCCAGTGTTGGTGCACGGAGACTTGTGGTATGCCAATTCCGGCGTCGATGCCAATGGACAACCAGTTGTCTTTGATGCTTGCTGTTTCTATGCACACAATGAATGTAGGCTGTGCGAGACCCCATGTCATACCTCAGTTCTAACAGAGTTGTCTGGCAGACGAGATTGGCCAGTGGATGCCGGCCTGCAACAAATTTGGGCAGGACTATCTCGACTCCTATCACTCAATGATTCCAAAATCGACCCCGGAAGAGGACTACGAAGGTCGTTTGGAGCTCTACAA CAGACGTTTCAACACACACGTTTCAGCCCTGTTTGTAAACGACGTTGGCCTTCGATCACAGTAGGTTTTGTCCCAAAGAACAAAGAGCTACTCTTCAATACTGACAGGGTGCAGAATGCTGGGAGATATGCGGAGCTTGGTTTCCAAGCATGGCTCCAGAGCCTGAGGGCAAGCGACGTCATAGCGAAGCTGTGCAACAGGCGCTTTGTCCACTGTAGATTGCCGAGATAG
- a CDS encoding alcohol dehydrogenase (similar to Metarhizium acridum CQMa 102 XP_007810566.1), producing the protein MKALVYSAANSVSVQQKPEPVISSPGDAIVKLTKTTICGTDLHILKGDVATCQPGRILGHEGIGVVYATGPSVSRFSRGDRVLISCISSCAVCEYCRRGMYSHCTSGGWILGNSIDGTQAEYVRIPHADSSLYKIPVGVDDAAMVMLSDIFPTALECGVQNGKVQPGATVVIVGAGPVGLAGVMTAQLYSPSKIIVIDTDDKRLEKARELGASAGINNQAEDAIAKVKELTDGKGCDAVIEAVGVPATFALCQELLAPGGVLANVGVHGCKVDLALDRLWDKNICEYR; encoded by the coding sequence ATGAAGGCACTCGTCTACAGCGCTGCCAACTCCGTGTCCGTCCAGCAAAAGCCTGAACCGGTCATCTCGTCGCCCGGggatgccattgtcaagctTACCAAAACCACTATTTGCGGCACAGATCTTCACATCCTCAAGGGCGATGTGGCGACGTGTCAGCCCGGACGAATTCTGGGACATGAAGGCATTGGAGTAGTGTACGCTACGGGCCCGTCGGTATCACGGTTCTCCCGAGGTGATCGCGTCCTCATCTCATGCATATCAAGCTGCGCCGTCTGCGAGTACTGTCGTCGGGGCATGTATAGCCATTGCACGTCTGGCGGCTGGATTCTTGGGAACTCCATTGACGGCACTCAGGCGGAATATGTGCGAATCCCCCACGCGGACTCTAGCCTTTACAAGATTCCCGTTGGCGTGGACGATGCGGCCATGGTGATGCTCAGTGATATATTCCCCACAGCCCTTGAGTGCGGTGTACAGAATGGCAAGGTCCAACCGGGCGCCACggttgtcattgtcggaGCAGGACCCGTGGGTTTGGCTGGAGTGATGACGGCCCAGTTGTACTCGCCGTCCAAGATTATCGTGATTGACACGGATGATAAGAGgctggagaaggcgaggGAGCTAGGTGCTAGTGCTGGCATTAACAACCAGGCCGAAgacgccattgccaaagtaAAGGAGTTAACAGACGGCAAGGGATGTGATGCTGTGATCGAGGCGGTCGGCGTGCCGGCGACGTTTGCATTGTGTCAGGAACTCCTCGCTCCCGGTGGTGTGCTCGCCAACGTTGGTGTCCACGGGTGCAAAGTCGATCTCGCTTTGGACCGACTCTGGGATAAAAATATCTGTGAGTATCGTTGA
- a CDS encoding aminomethyltransferase (similar to Cordyceps militaris CM01 XP_006672029.1) — protein MKGFGNAVRAAPRVQASLTKSRLSNSFAAMPALNMKQQRGDVRYASDAANADLKKTPLYDLHIAKGGKMVPFAGHSMPVQYSNASLADSHHFTRNHASLFDVSHMVQHIFKGPNAAAFLEKLTPSGWSNQGVMQSKLTTFLWPGTGGIVDDSVITRIGEDEFYVVTNGACFEKDCKYLDEELGKFGAGVEWTRLDGSGLVALQGPQAAEILKEALASQVNLDKLYFGNAVYADLKLADGNKTHPVLISRGGYTGEDGFEISFNGKLYPALETTTPAVESLLQIAGPGRLQLAGLGARDSLRLEAGMCLYGNDLDDTTTPVEAGLAWVIPKDRRATGGFHGAEVIIPQLTPKSKGGAGVDRRRVGFVVEGAPARDGAEVQKDGESVGKITSGVPSPTLGKNIAMGYVKDGLQKAGTELDVVVRGRKRKGIVTKMPFVPSRYHKAE, from the coding sequence ATGAAGGGATTTGGAAACGCCGTGCGGGCTGCGCCCCGGGTTCAAGCCTCTCTCACCAAGAGCCGGCTCAGCAACTCATTCGCGGCGATGCCCGCACTCAACATGAAGCAGCAGCGCGGCGACGTCCGATATGCCTCCGACGCTGCCAACGCGGATCTCAAGAAGACGCCTCTATACGACTTGCACATTGCCAAGGGAGGCAAGATGGTGCCCTTTGCCGGCCACAGCATGCCCGTCCAGTACTCCAATGCCTCGCTCGCCGACTCCCACCACTTTACGCGCAACCATGCGTCGCTCTTTGACGTCAGCCACATGGTCCAGCACATCTTCAAGGGCCccaatgctgctgctttcCTCGAGAAGCTTACCCCCTCTGGATGGAGCAACCAGGGTGTGATGCAGAGCAAGTTGACTACCTTCCTGTGGCCCGGGACCGGTGGCATCGTCGACGACTCTGTCATTACCCGTATTGGCGAGGACGAGTTCTACGTCGTCACTAATGGTGCCTGCTTCGAAAAGGACTGCAAGTATCTCGACGAGGAGCTGGGCAAGTTTGGCGCCGGTGTAGAGtggacgagactggacgGTTCCGGCCTCGTTGCGCTGCAGGGCCCGCAGGCCGCCGAGATTCTCAAGGAGGCTCTGGCCAGCCAGGTcaacttggacaagctgTACTTTGGCAATGCTGTCTATGCGGACCTCAAGCTCGCGGATGGCAACAAGACGCACCCCGTCTTGATTAGCCGCGGCGGCTACACCGGCGAGGACGGATTCGAAATCTCCTTCAACGGCAAGCTGTATCCTGCGCTGGAGACGACGACCCCCGCAGTCGAGTCGCTGCTGCAGATTGCTGGGCCCGGGCGTCTGCAGCTCGCCGGTCTTGGTGCCCGTGACTCTCTTCGTCTCGAGGCCGGCATGTGCCTGTACGGCAACGACCTCGACGACACAACCACGCCCGTCGAGGCTGGTCTCGCTTGGGTCATTCCCAAGGACCGTCGTGCCACGGGCGGTTTCCACGGTGCCGAAGTCATCATCCCCCAGCTGACTCCCAAGAGCAAGGgcggtgctggtgttgaccGTCGCCGCGTCGGCTTCGTTGTCGAAGGAGCTCCTGCTCGTGACGGCGCAGAGGTCCAAAAGGACGGCGAGTCGGTGGGCAAGATTACCAGTGGTGTCCCCAGCCCTACTCTGGGCAAGAACATTGCCATGGGCTATGTCAAGGATGGGTTGCAAAAGGCTGGTACTGAGCTGGATGTCGTGGTTCGCGGACGCAAGAGAAAGGGTATCGTCACTAAGATGCCATTTGTGCCTTCGCGCTACCACAAGGCCGAGTAG
- a CDS encoding vacuolar ATP synthase subunit H (similar to Coccidioides immitis RS XP_001239356.1) encodes MSLDPPTYLASLQSNIRQRPIPWDGAVRAGTLTEEQYAKIRAVDKAKKPEQRKEVVENDLDGYRLLFVGGSGKSSVLETAGKHANVIQYILVLLADLVDAVPSLAKELFKHTDPYTHFLPLLHSNTTEDPIPLLTSHALTSLMSLARDESRATEQALPVVFTYLSGLAKSTDAGLQDIAVQEYSALLFGRSSREKFWNQRSETVQPLVKILQTAAGIGNGGNSAASLWSGNVNVRNTGFEGSLGGGVGLQLLYHVLLVIWQLSFEADEVGDDLNDEYDVILLYTHLLRLSQKEKTTRLILSTLYNLLHKNQTSLLPTAVLARLPALLDNLGSRHMSDPDLLEDLQSLKELLDEYTKTKTTFDEYVAEVNSGHLRWSPPHRSQVFWAENARKILEFENGEIPRKLAEIMQKPWDNDKQVLAIACNDIGCLVKEVPEKRYQLEKVGLKTRVMELMQSEDENVRWESLRALGGWLKYSFEQRQ; translated from the exons ATGTCGCTCGATCCGCCCACCTACCTAGCCTCGCTCCAGAGCAACATTCGACAACGGCCAATCCCCTGGGATGGGGCTGTTAGAGCTGGAACGCTCACCGAAGAGCAATATGCAAAGATTCGCGCCGTagacaaggccaagaagcctGAGCAGAGAAAAGAGGTTGTGGAAAACGACCTCGATGGCTACAGACTGCTCTTCGTTGGCGGCTCAGGCAAGTCCAGCGTCTTGGAGACTGCAGGCAAGCATGCCAATGTGATTCAATACATTCTGGTTCTGTTAGCCGATCTTGTTGATG CTGTTCCGTCCCTGGCGAAAGAGCTGTTCAAACACACGGACCCTTACACGCATTTCCTACCGTTGCTGCACTCCAACACCACGGAAGATCCCATCCCGTTGCTTACGTCGCATGCACTGACGAGCCTCATGTCACTGGCCCGGGACGAATCACGAGCTACGGAGCAGGCCTTGCCGGTGGTGTTTACGTACCTCTCAGGTCTGGCAAAGAGCACGGACGCTGGCCTGCAAGATATCGCTGTCCAAGAATATTCAGCGCTCCTGTTTGGCCGGTCGTCGCGCGAAAAGTTTTGGAATCAGAGAAGCGAAACCGTCCAGCCTCTTGTCAAGATTCTCCAGACGGCTGCTGGCATTGGCAACGGAGGAAACTCTGCCGCCAGCTTGTGGAGTGGCAACGTCAACGTTCGCAACACTGGCTTTGAGGGGTCTCTGGGCGGTGGCGTGGGCCTTCAATTGCTGTACCACGTTTTGCTCGTTATCTGGCAGCTGAGCTTTGAGGCTGACGAGGTTGGTGACGACCTCAACGA CGAGTACGACGTCATCTTGCTCTACACTCATCTTCTACGACTGTcacaaaaggaaaagacgaCGAGGCTCATCTTGTCTACGCTGTACAACCTTCTCCACAAGAACCAAACGTCTCTTCTCCCTACCGCAGTGCTCGCTCGGCTGCCGGCTTTGTTGGACAACCTCGGCAGTCGCCACATGTCGGACCCGGACTTGTTGGAAGATTTGCAAAGCCTAAAGGAGCTGCTGGATGAGtacaccaagaccaagacgacGTTTGACGAGTACGTTGCCGAAGTCAACTCGGGCCATCTCCGCTGGTCACCGCCACACCGAAGCCAAGTGTTTTGGGCCGAGAACGCCAGAAAGATTCTCGAATTTGAGAATGGCGAAATCCCCCGCAAGCTGGCCGAAATCATGCAGAAGCCGTGGGACAACGACAAGCAAGTCCTCGCCATTGCCTGCAACGACATTGGCTGTTTGGTCAAGGAAGTTCCCGAAAAGCGATATCAGTTGGAAAAGGTTGGCCTCAAAACGCGGGTCATGGAGCTGATGCAGAGCGAGGATGAAAACGTGCGATGGGAGAGCCTGCGGGCGCTAGGCGGGTGGCTCAAATACAGTTTTGAGCAGAGGCAGTAG
- a CDS encoding F-box domain-containing protein (similar to Metarhizium robertsii ARSEF 23 XP_007826312.1), with the protein MCSTNDLHFDMGLFDDDRPIEQNRPSFTDLKHGWLNGRRDGPPSVSSILRIQGSSRYTVAGYSRLPVADVVTSFVLRRQTRWHIDPDLLEEMIRSFPRLRTLHIEPWRYFDYPGRGLADTKLFKMMSHSLPDTVESFTVFEDFNEDYNTVMFNHGSNAWLLPTELARRPSPNVGRAMARRSQQFKKLAASYVVDAEDFFSATLDATNVCMYSWMHLTSLYLTSRHLKRSTHGTRLSTMLEKAGTAALHMPALRTMHIWNGVKGNVGGFRYEATDESTTIQWRGNWLLHLVPGVVNAWRRVADRWTRKELLVLEPRIAQCRYIGSHAVAMEMLGIHHDVLHPVSFKQIKCETSRYWLNYYSSAS; encoded by the exons ATGTGTTCCACAAATGACTTGCACTTTGACATGGGCCTTTTTGACGACGACCGCCCTATTGAGCAGAACCGGCCAAGTTTCACCGACCTAAAGCATGGATGGCTTAATGGACGGAGAGACGGGCCTCCAAGCGTGTCGTCCATATTGCGAATCCAAGGCTCTTCGAGGTATACGGTGGCCGGATACTCCAGATTGCCTGTGGCCGACGTCGTTACTAGCTTTGTTCTGCGTAGACAGACCCGCTGGCACATTGACCCAGATTTGCTGGAGGAGATGATACGGAGTTTTCCTCGGTTGCGCACTCTTCACATTGAGCCGTGGCGGTATTTCGACTACCCAGGACGAGGGCTTGCTGATACAA AACTCTTCAAGATGATGTCGCATTCACTACCTGACACCGTGGAAAGCTTCACCGTGTTTGAAGACTTTAACGAAGACTACAACACTGTCATGTTCAACCACGGCAGCAACGCATGGCTTCTACCCACAGAGCTGGCCAGGAGGCCGAGTCCAAACGTCGgcagggccatggccagacgGAGCCAACagttcaagaagctcgccGCATCCTATGTAGTCGACGCTGAagacttcttctctgccacTCTGGATGCCACCAACGTGTGCATGTACTCTTGGATGCACTTGACATCGCTGTACTTGACGTCTCGACACTTGAAAAGAAGTACACATGGCACAAGGCTCAGCACCATGTTGGAAAAGGCTGGAACGGCGGCGTTGCACATGCCTGCTTTGCGGACCATGCATATCTGGAACGGAGTGAAGGGCAACGTTGGCGGGTTTCGCTACGAAGCTACAGATGAATCAACTACCATCCAGTGGCGTGGCAACTGGCTCTTACATCTTGTTCCTGGTGTTGTCAACGCCTGGAGGCGTGTGGCAGACAGATGGACAAGAAAGGAGCTGCTTGTGCTGGAACCTCGCATTGCGCAGTGCAGATACATTGGCTCACACGCGGTGGCCATGGAGATGTTGGGCATTCACCATGATGTGTTGCACCCCGTATCGTTTAAACAAATCAAGTGCGAGACGTCTCGATACTGGTTGAATTATTATTCATCGGCAAGCTGA
- a CDS encoding N-terminal fungal transcription regulatory domain-containing protein (similar to Trichoderma reesei QM6a XP_006969878.1) has protein sequence MPNTGRPSQDCHLCRKRRVKCDLGRPGCQRCVKYGVECPGYREQHELVFRNANPSTVKKRKKRAAAHEDEQDDSKSPSSTGTRSSTPASFVSNGGTTIVFDSKAEPLPLPGENFTSSALTTISRPLTEHWTNHSVPIILNVYSTLDFLHNIYRIHSKNGPLVWAAHLFTRTYVTNIRYPISIYKESEAENQRELGTYLGKTLSAVNTALKDPDGAFRDDVLATVWILANYELLVGSLGRMEPLSPWHLHTRGLYSILKTRGTEYLLTAQGRTAFWPCYNMVQIQALVSNTECPPESDEWLGLIRDNLYDGEGFTLHVSVFITKCTHVQAMILNLLRRRDFAAAEEQYEMLIQTLAAAEKEVNEYVQTAADCTHDMDVYMRNLYYSAIIKGYSYILLLANFLTHYAPCRITMDQLRAQRTTCLRMVREAGQYIVDSVPAALGPLAAGKDKSPRVLFDALKMVWPLTAVYIVGATLPEQKSEAEVALIFIGKEVGVRQALNTYPGRLPLPLEARQPLGLEPDDDLTPPFTSS, from the exons ATGCCCAATACCGGGCGTCCGAGCCAGGATTGTCACCTCTGCCGTAAGAGACGGGTCAAG TGCGACCTGGGACGACCTGGTTGCCAGCGATGCGTCAAATATGGCGTTGAGTGCCCGGGATATAGGGAACAGCACGAGCTAGTCTTTCGAAATGCCAATCCGTCGACAGTAAAGAAGCGAAAGAAGCGCGCGGCGGCCCACGAAGATGAGCAGGATGACTCGAAAAGCCCATCGTCCACCGGCACCAGATCGAGCACCCCCGCCTCGTTTGTTAGCAATGGGGGAACTACCATTGTCTTCGATTCGAAAGCAGAACCACTACCGCTACCGGGCGAGAACTTCACCTCGTCGGCTCTAACGACAATCTCACGACCCTTGACCGAACACTGGACAAACCATTCCGTTCCAATTATTCTCAATGTATACTCAACACTCGACTTCCTGCATAATATATACCGAATTCATTCTAAAAATGGGCCCCTCGTCTGGGCTGCTCATCTCTTTACCCGAACCTACGTGACGAATATTCGCTATCCGATATCTATATACAAAGAGTCAGAGGCAGAAAATCAACGAGAGCTGGGCACGTACCTGGGAAAGACCTTAAGCGCAGTCAACACCGCACTAAAGGACCCCGACGGAGCGTTTCGAGATGATGTCCTCGCCACTGTTTGGATCCTAGCAAACTATGAG CTGCTGGTCGGCTCACTGGGTCGCATGGAACCCCTTAGCCCCTGGCATCTACACACCAGGGGGCTCTACAGCATATTAAAAACTAGAGGCACCGAATATCTTTTAACGGCACAGGGTCGGACTGCGTTCTGGCCGTGTTACAACATGGTG CAAATCCAAGCACTCGTCAGCAACACGGAATGCCCACCCGAATCGGATGAATGGCTGGGCCTCATAAGGGATAATCTCTACGACGGAGAAGGCTTTACGTTGCATGTGTCAGTCTTCATCACGAAGTGTACACACGTGCAGGCCATGATTCTTAATTTGCTCCGCCGGCGGGACTTTGCGGCCGCGGAGGAGCAATACGAGATGCTGATACAGACGCTGGCCGCTGCTGAAAAGGAGGTCAACGAATACGTCCAAACGGCAGCCGATTGCACGCACGACATGGATGTCTATATGCGGAACCTGTATTATTCGGCCATTATCAAGGGCTACAGCTATATTTTGCTTTTAGCCAACTTTCTCACCCACTATGCGCCATGCAGAATCACAATGGACCAGCTTCGCGCACAGCGCACCACATGTCTGCGAATGGTCCGAGAAGCAGGGCAATACATTGTTGACAGCGTGCCGGCTGCGCTTGGCCctctggcagctggcaaggACAAGTCACCGAGGGTCTTGTTTGATGCCCTCAAGATGGTTTGGCCACTTACGGCCGTCTACATTGTCGGTGCGACTCTGCCGGAACAAAAGAGCGAAGCTGAAGTTGCCTTGATATTCATTGGAAAGGAAGTTGGTGTTAGACAGGCTCTCAACACATACCCAGGGAGGCTACCTCTTCCGCTTGAGGCacgccagccacttggaTTGGAACCTGACGAtgacttgacaccacccTTTACGTCATCTTGA